From Watersipora subatra chromosome 8, tzWatSuba1.1, whole genome shotgun sequence, a single genomic window includes:
- the LOC137402528 gene encoding protein FAM200A-like — MSADIKSYVHRETIEEEFLFCSLLTETTTAADVMNLVSDFFSEEHLYWGKLIGVCTDGAPAMLGCHAGFAQLVKEKNPLVVEGFHQCLAYLVDILGSINEVNTKMQGRDRNVLNATDSINAFKDKLKLWVERLATGNVRVSFPVLHSLVDKNAPSTSLLTDIKHHLNSLIAEFERYFSKLDPRTEQLMSLTRDPFRRNVHEILEQLQEEFLELTNNSALKDDFKELSIEHFWVQAQRLYPNISLAAFKMLIPFASTYLCESAFSAMLTIKSKSRNRLEAEADLRCALSTTTPNIKILVSSKQTQKSH, encoded by the exons ATGTCTGCGGACATAAAGAG CTATGTGCACAGAGAGACAATTGAAGAAGAATTTCTGTTCTGCAGTCTTCTAACAGAGACCACCACAGCTGCTGATGTTATGAACCTGGTTTCCGACTTCTTCAGCGAAGAACATCTGTACTGGGGCAAACTAATTGGAGTTTGCACTGATGGTGCCCCAGCCATGCTTGGCTGTCATGCTGGATTTGCACAGTTGGTAAAAGAAAAGAATCCTTTAGTG GTGGAAGGCTTCCATCAGTGTCTTGCTTACCTGGTTGACATATTGGGTTCAATAAATGAAGTGAACACAAAGATGCAAGGTAGAGACAGAAATGTGTTGAATGCAACTGATAGTATCAATGCATTCAAGGACAAGCTCAAACTCTGGGTGGAAAGACTGGCTACTGGGAATGTAAGAGTTTCGTTTCCAGTTCTGCATTCATTAGTTGACAAGAACGCTCCTTCCACTTCTTTGCTAACCGACATAAAGCATCACCTGAACAGCttgatagcagagtttgagagatatttttcaaagttagaCCCTAGGACAGAGCAATTGATGAGCCTGACCCGAGACCCTTTCAGGCGCAATGTCCACGAGATTTTGGAACAGCTTCAGGAGGAGTTTTTGGAGCTGACAAACAACTCTGCATTAAAAGATGACTTCAAGGAGCTATCAATAGAGCACTTTTGGGTTCAGGCCCAAAGATTGTATCCCAACATAAGCCTGGCCGCTTTCAAGATGCTCATACCATTTGCTTCCACATATCTTTGCGAGTCAGCATTTTCAGCAATGCTAACCATAAAGAGCAAATCTAGAAATCGTCTGGAAGCAGAAGCTGACCTACGGTGTGCCCTATCTACAACAACtcctaacatcaaaattctggtcagctccaaacaaacacaaaaatcacactag
- the LOC137402527 gene encoding homeobox-like protein HDP1, producing the protein MDDFSNAIGPIKTLILEICQILEIRQILKIRHILEIRQILEIHQILEIRQILEIRQILEIRQILEIRQLLEIRQILEIHQILKIRQILEILEIHQILEIRQILEIRQILEIRQILEIHQILEIHQILEIHQILEIHQILEIHQILEIHQILEIRQILEIHQILEIHQILEIHQILEIHQILEIRQIRQILEIRQILEIHQILEIHQILEIRQIRQILEIRQILEIHQILEIHQILEIRQIRQILEIRQILEIHQILEIHQILEIRQILEIHQILEIHQILEIRRILEIRQICQILEIRQILQIRRPTR; encoded by the coding sequence ATGGACGATTTTTCAAACGCAATTGGACCAATTAAAACTCTTATACTAGAGATATGTCAGATACTAGAGATACGTCAGATACTAAAGATACGTCACATACTAGAGATACGTCAGATACTAGAGATACATCAGATACTAGAGATACGTCAGATACTAGAGATTCGTCAGATTCTAGAAATACGTCAGATACTAGAGATACGTCAGTTACTAGAGATACGTCAGATACTAGAGATACATCAGATACTAAAGATACGTCAGATACTAGAGATACTAGAGATACATCAGATACTAGAGATACGTCAGATACTAGAGATACGTCAGATACTAGAGATACGTCAGATACTAGAGATACATCAGATACTAGAGATACATCAGATACTAGAGATACATCAGATACTAGAGATACATCAGATACTAGAGATACATCAGATACTAGAGATACATCAGATACTAGAGATACGTCAGATACTAGAGATACATCAGATACTAGAGATACATCAGATACTAGAGATACATCAGATACTAGAGATACATCAGATACTAGAGATACGTCAGATACGTCAGATACTAGAGATACGTCAGATACTAGAGATACATCAGATACTAGAGATACATCAGATACTAGAGATACGCCAGATACGTCAGATACTAGAGATACGTCAGATACTAGAGATACATCAGATACTAGAGATACATCAGATACTAGAGATACGTCAGATACGTCAGATACTAGAGATACGTCAGATACTAGAGATACATCAGATACTAGAGATACATCAGATACTAGAGATACGTCAGATACTAGAGATACATCAGATATTAGAGATACATCAGATACTAGAGATACGTCGGATACTAGAGATACGTCAGATATGTCAGATACTAGAGATACGTCAGATACTACAAATACGTCGGCCTACTCGTTAA